In Herbinix luporum, a single window of DNA contains:
- a CDS encoding ABC transporter ATP-binding protein, with amino-acid sequence MEILRVENLTKTYGKGNTAVTALDNVSFSVNKGEFVAVIGPSGSGKSTLLHIIGGVDFPSSGKVFIDGTDIYNLNETQLAIFRRRQIGLIYQFYNLIPILNVEENITLPQLLDGGSVDKEHLNELISTLGLEGRLKHLPNQLSGGQQQRVSIGRALVNNPALVLADEPTGNLDSKNSEEIVNLLKLYNQMYNQTLILITHDEKIALQADRIISIEDGKISKDEVIRS; translated from the coding sequence ATGGAAATATTAAGAGTTGAAAATCTTACTAAAACCTACGGAAAAGGTAATACTGCCGTTACTGCTCTAGATAATGTTTCTTTCAGTGTAAATAAAGGGGAGTTTGTGGCTGTTATAGGACCTTCCGGTTCAGGTAAATCCACTTTACTTCATATAATAGGGGGAGTAGACTTTCCCTCTTCCGGAAAAGTATTTATAGATGGTACTGATATCTATAATCTAAATGAAACCCAATTAGCTATCTTTAGACGAAGACAGATTGGTCTAATTTATCAATTCTATAATCTAATACCTATATTAAATGTAGAAGAAAATATAACCCTACCCCAGCTTTTAGATGGAGGTTCTGTAGATAAGGAACATTTAAATGAGCTAATTTCAACCCTAGGCTTAGAAGGAAGGCTAAAGCATCTACCTAATCAATTATCCGGCGGCCAGCAACAAAGAGTATCCATAGGCCGTGCCTTAGTTAATAATCCGGCCCTGGTTCTGGCCGATGAACCTACAGGTAATCTTGATAGTAAAAATAGTGAAGAGATAGTAAATTTATTAAAACTCTATAATCAAATGTATAATCAGACCTTAATTCTCATAACCCATGATGAAAAAATTGCACTTCAAGCAGACCGGATTATAAGCATAGAGGATGGAAAAATCTCTAAAGATGAGGTGATAAGATCATGA
- a CDS encoding response regulator transcription factor has product METAKILVADDDKEIAGAIEKLLKMEGYEVIKAYNGMEALDALVSNQVQLIILDIMMPKLDGLSTMMKIRDSKNIPIILLSAKSEDSDKILGLSMGADDYVTKPFNPQELLARVKSQLRRYLQLGDKDSNNSANKIVIGGICMDVEKVELTVDGEPVKLTAKEFKILEFLMRNAGCVFSAEQIYERVWQETAYSVENTVMVHIRRIREKIEINPKEPKYLKVVWGIGYKIEKI; this is encoded by the coding sequence ATGGAAACTGCAAAAATTTTAGTGGCTGATGATGACAAAGAGATTGCGGGGGCAATCGAAAAACTTCTGAAAATGGAAGGCTACGAAGTTATTAAAGCCTATAATGGTATGGAGGCACTTGATGCTTTGGTATCTAATCAAGTTCAGCTTATTATATTGGATATTATGATGCCTAAGCTAGATGGTCTATCTACCATGATGAAGATAAGGGATAGCAAGAATATCCCAATTATATTACTGTCAGCCAAATCAGAGGATTCGGATAAAATACTGGGCCTTTCTATGGGAGCAGATGATTATGTGACTAAACCTTTTAATCCCCAGGAGCTACTGGCTAGGGTAAAAAGTCAGCTTCGCAGGTATCTGCAGCTTGGAGATAAGGACAGTAATAATTCTGCCAATAAAATTGTAATAGGTGGCATATGTATGGATGTAGAAAAGGTGGAGTTAACCGTAGATGGTGAACCTGTTAAGCTGACTGCAAAGGAGTTTAAGATTTTAGAGTTTCTTATGAGAAATGCAGGTTGTGTGTTTTCAGCAGAGCAAATTTATGAGAGAGTGTGGCAGGAAACCGCATATTCTGTTGAAAATACTGTTATGGTCCATATCAGGCGAATTCGTGAAAAGATCGAAATTAATCCTAAGGAGCCGAAATATTTAAAGGTGGTGTGGGGAATTGGTTACAAAATTGAGAAGATTTAG
- a CDS encoding response regulator transcription factor, giving the protein MSSINQEPLHGYKLLLVEDDKSIVEGLEYYLSQEGFQVTCCYDMASTMEILEKNTFDIAILDLSLPDGSGYDICLKIKNTNDIPIIFLTARDDEGSTVMGLDMGADDYITKPFRIRELHSRIKSVLRRYGKGKDNNSEDILTFGNIEINLKEGNVRKNGNIIFLTALEYRLFLTLCQNKGRVLTRSQLLESIWDVSGDFVNDNTLTVYIKRLRDKIEDDPQNPTIIKTVRGLGYQVQGNESL; this is encoded by the coding sequence ATGAGTTCTATAAATCAAGAACCCTTGCATGGATATAAGCTTTTACTGGTTGAAGATGATAAATCCATAGTGGAAGGACTGGAATATTATCTAAGCCAGGAAGGCTTTCAAGTTACCTGTTGTTATGATATGGCATCTACTATGGAAATACTTGAAAAAAACACCTTTGATATTGCTATTTTAGATTTATCCTTACCTGATGGCAGCGGATATGATATTTGCTTAAAAATTAAAAATACGAACGATATCCCTATAATATTTTTAACCGCCAGGGATGATGAAGGAAGTACAGTTATGGGACTTGATATGGGTGCTGATGATTATATTACAAAACCATTTCGAATAAGGGAACTTCACTCTAGAATAAAAAGTGTTTTAAGAAGATATGGTAAAGGAAAAGACAATAATAGCGAAGATATTTTAACCTTTGGCAATATTGAAATCAACCTAAAAGAAGGTAACGTAAGAAAAAATGGAAATATTATATTTTTAACTGCCCTTGAGTATCGTCTCTTTCTAACCTTATGCCAAAATAAAGGCAGGGTCCTAACAAGAAGCCAGCTTTTAGAAAGTATTTGGGATGTGTCCGGAGATTTTGTAAATGATAATACCTTAACTGTTTATATAAAGAGATTAAGGGATAAGATTGAAGATGATCCTCAAAATCCGACAATTATTAAAACTGTAAGAGGTTTAGGATATCAGGTACAAGGAAATGAAAGCTTATAA
- a CDS encoding phosphoribosylaminoimidazolesuccinocarboxamide synthase yields MKLVYKGKTKDVYELEDGNYLLKFKDDVTGEDGVFDPGANSVGLTIEGMGRSGLKLTKLFFEKINEKGIPTHYIDCDIDAATMTVKPATMFGKGIEVICRYRAVGSFIRRYGLYAKEGMPLDAYVEVTLKDDERQDPLINEDALHMLGILTREEYAILKDLTVKISNIVKEELEKKGIELYDIKLEFGRIGEDKHIALIDEISGGNMRAYKDGQYIEPLDLEKMLLLK; encoded by the coding sequence ATGAAACTTGTATATAAAGGAAAAACCAAGGACGTATATGAACTAGAAGACGGAAATTATTTGCTAAAATTTAAAGATGATGTAACCGGAGAAGACGGAGTATTTGATCCCGGTGCCAACTCGGTAGGATTAACCATAGAGGGAATGGGTAGATCAGGATTAAAGCTTACCAAATTATTTTTTGAGAAAATCAATGAAAAAGGAATACCTACCCACTATATAGATTGTGATATCGATGCAGCCACTATGACTGTCAAACCGGCAACCATGTTTGGTAAAGGCATTGAGGTTATCTGTAGGTATAGAGCGGTGGGAAGTTTTATTCGCCGTTACGGACTCTATGCCAAGGAAGGAATGCCCTTGGATGCATATGTAGAAGTAACCTTAAAAGATGATGAAAGACAAGATCCACTGATAAATGAAGATGCTCTTCATATGCTTGGCATCCTTACCAGAGAAGAATATGCAATACTAAAAGATTTAACTGTTAAAATATCAAATATCGTGAAAGAAGAACTGGAGAAAAAAGGAATTGAATTGTACGATATTAAGCTGGAATTTGGACGTATCGGTGAAGATAAGCATATTGCACTGATAGACGAAATATCCGGTGGTAATATGAGAGCATATAAAGACGGACAATATATCGAACCCTTGGACTTAGAGAAGATGTTGCTGTTAAAATAA
- the rfbA gene encoding glucose-1-phosphate thymidylyltransferase RfbA has translation MKGIILAGGSGTRLYPITMVTSKQLLPVYDKPMIYYPLSTLMLAGIQDILIISTPTDLPNFERLLGDGSNYGINLSYEVQPSPDGLAQAFLIGERFIDGDSCAMILGDNIFYGNGLTRHLREAAARKQGATVFGYYVEDPERFGIIEFDEEGKAISIEEKPENPKSNYCVTGLYFYDNRVCDFAKMIKPSPRGELEITDLNRIYLEDGSLNVVTLGRGYAWLDTGTVDSLNEASEFVRVIESRQGIQIAALEEIAYINDWITKEKLLEAAERYGKSNYGEHLMKVAQGKILY, from the coding sequence ATGAAAGGTATTATTTTAGCCGGCGGATCCGGCACACGGTTATATCCGATTACTATGGTGACATCTAAACAGCTTCTGCCTGTATATGATAAACCAATGATTTACTATCCTTTATCTACCCTAATGCTGGCGGGTATTCAGGATATTCTTATTATATCGACTCCAACTGATCTTCCAAACTTTGAAAGGCTACTGGGTGACGGTTCAAATTATGGTATTAATCTAAGTTATGAGGTTCAGCCATCTCCGGACGGTTTGGCACAGGCCTTTCTAATCGGTGAAAGATTTATTGATGGCGATTCTTGTGCTATGATTTTAGGGGATAATATATTCTATGGAAATGGTCTTACAAGGCATCTTAGGGAAGCAGCTGCCAGAAAGCAGGGGGCTACCGTATTTGGTTACTATGTAGAGGATCCTGAAAGATTCGGTATAATTGAATTTGATGAGGAGGGCAAGGCTATATCCATAGAAGAAAAGCCTGAGAATCCCAAATCTAATTATTGTGTAACCGGATTGTATTTTTATGATAATAGAGTCTGTGATTTTGCAAAAATGATAAAGCCTTCCCCCAGGGGTGAGCTTGAAATTACAGATCTTAATAGGATCTATCTAGAGGATGGAAGTTTAAATGTAGTAACCCTTGGTAGGGGTTATGCTTGGTTAGATACGGGCACTGTAGACTCTCTTAATGAAGCTTCGGAATTTGTTAGAGTTATTGAGAGTCGCCAGGGTATACAGATAGCAGCCCTTGAAGAAATTGCATATATAAATGATTGGATTACCAAGGAAAAATTACTTGAGGCAGCAGAGCGTTATGGAAAATCAAATTATGGTGAACATTTAATGAAGGTCGCCCAAGGTAAAATCCTTTATTAA
- the rfbB gene encoding dTDP-glucose 4,6-dehydratase, with the protein MKIIVTGGAGFIGGNFVHYMLEEYPEDQIICLDKLTYAGNIETLEPVMNNENFKFVKGDIADRSFVYKLFEDEKPDVVINFAAESHVDRSITDPDVFLKTNIMGTGVLLDACRKYGIERFHQVSTDEVYGDLPLDRPDLFFTEETPLTTSSPYSASKASSDLLVQAYHRTYKLPVTISRCSNNYGPYQFPEKLIPLIIANALNDKPLPVYGKGDNVRDWLYVIDHCKAIDLIVRKGTVGEVYNIGGHNEKTNLEVVKIILKELGKSEDLIQFVKDRPGHDRRYAIDPTKIRRELGWEPTTFFDEGIKKTIKWYLDNKTWWENIISGEYQTYYEKMYGNR; encoded by the coding sequence ATGAAAATTATCGTTACCGGTGGAGCCGGATTTATCGGAGGAAATTTTGTTCATTATATGTTAGAAGAATATCCTGAAGATCAAATTATATGTTTAGATAAACTTACCTATGCCGGAAATATAGAAACCCTTGAGCCGGTTATGAATAATGAAAATTTTAAATTTGTGAAGGGAGATATAGCTGATAGAAGCTTTGTATATAAATTGTTTGAGGATGAAAAGCCCGATGTGGTAATTAATTTTGCCGCAGAAAGCCATGTGGACAGGTCAATTACCGATCCTGATGTATTCTTAAAAACCAATATTATGGGTACCGGTGTACTTCTTGATGCATGTAGAAAGTATGGAATAGAAAGATTTCATCAGGTATCTACAGATGAAGTTTATGGTGATTTACCCTTAGACAGGCCGGATTTGTTTTTTACAGAGGAAACACCCCTTACTACCTCAAGTCCATATTCTGCATCCAAGGCTTCCTCAGATTTGCTGGTACAGGCTTATCATCGTACTTATAAATTGCCGGTAACTATATCTCGTTGTTCCAATAATTATGGACCTTATCAATTTCCCGAGAAACTTATTCCCTTAATTATTGCCAATGCCCTAAATGACAAGCCCCTTCCGGTATATGGCAAAGGAGATAATGTTAGGGATTGGCTATATGTAATAGACCATTGTAAGGCTATTGACTTAATAGTAAGGAAGGGAACTGTAGGAGAAGTCTATAATATAGGGGGACATAATGAAAAGACCAATCTAGAAGTGGTGAAGATTATTTTAAAAGAGCTTGGTAAGAGTGAGGACTTAATCCAATTTGTCAAAGACCGTCCGGGCCATGACAGAAGATATGCCATTGACCCTACAAAGATTAGAAGGGAACTAGGTTGGGAACCTACCACTTTCTTTGATGAAGGAATAAAGAAAACAATTAAGTGGTATCTAGATAACAAGACCTGGTGGGAAAACATAATCAGCGGAGAATATCAAACCTATTATGAAAAAATGTATGGCAACCGATAA
- a CDS encoding AEC family transporter codes for MSISGILIYQIAVIFIIIIIGVICYKTNLIDDATNSKLSNILLTLVNPIVIFVSYQRDFSYDLLEGLLISLLLSIITHIVGIIISYTLIRRKRRKIVTIDGSTTKSYVENENVEVERLQSIYSNLGFMGIPLVNSIFGSEGVFYVTASITIFNIFIWTHGVILMSGAENLKFKDIIEKLISPTIFAIIIGLLFFIFQIRVPDVVYEALDYIADLNTPFAMLIAGVTIGKTNIIKLFTKNLRTYYIAFIRLIIIPFVLLLLYIWLPINEMVKIVAIIMASSPTAASGALFAIKFNKNSVYAAEIFTVSTLFCILTIPLIVKIAELLA; via the coding sequence ATGTCAATTTCAGGTATACTTATTTATCAAATTGCAGTTATATTTATCATAATTATAATCGGTGTAATATGCTATAAAACTAACTTAATTGATGATGCTACTAATAGTAAATTATCCAATATATTATTGACCCTGGTTAATCCCATAGTTATCTTTGTATCATATCAAAGAGATTTTTCTTATGATTTATTAGAGGGACTTCTCATATCTCTTTTACTTTCCATAATAACTCATATTGTCGGTATCATTATATCCTATACATTGATAAGAAGAAAAAGGAGAAAGATTGTAACAATAGATGGCAGTACTACTAAAAGCTATGTGGAAAATGAAAATGTAGAGGTTGAGCGTTTACAAAGTATCTATTCCAATTTGGGTTTTATGGGGATACCTTTAGTTAACAGTATCTTTGGAAGTGAAGGAGTATTTTATGTTACGGCTTCCATTACCATATTTAATATTTTTATATGGACCCATGGTGTAATATTGATGTCCGGAGCTGAGAATCTAAAATTCAAGGACATTATAGAAAAACTAATATCTCCTACTATTTTTGCAATTATTATTGGTCTTTTATTCTTTATCTTTCAGATTAGGGTTCCGGATGTAGTGTATGAGGCACTTGATTATATAGCAGATCTTAATACACCTTTTGCCATGTTAATAGCAGGTGTAACCATAGGAAAGACCAATATTATTAAGTTATTTACCAAAAATCTTAGGACTTATTATATAGCCTTTATAAGACTTATCATAATACCTTTTGTATTGTTGCTTCTATATATATGGTTACCTATAAATGAGATGGTTAAGATAGTTGCTATTATAATGGCTTCCTCACCTACGGCAGCTTCCGGTGCCCTATTTGCCATAAAATTTAATAAAAACTCTGTATATGCCGCAGAAATATTTACTGTATCAACTTTATTTTGCATTCTAACTATTCCGTTAATTGTAAAAATTGCAGAACTTTTAGCTTAA
- a CDS encoding sensor histidine kinase, translated as MLSLRNKELRNILILSITSVLIFTLLGLWISVEVALLLVLQGILLIFLFFLFTLYRYRNIKKLSTYLRRIRQGEHSLDIRDNVEGELSILKNEIYKVTSMLSEYNEKLKKDKILLADHMADISHQLKTPLTSMLVTVDLLKDRNLPKDKYDQFVSNIYSQLERIKWLVTSLLTISKLDAGVLEMKPVKTKAYDLIRSAIEPLLIPLEIKDISYHIKGGDNYLYCDLHWTREAIINILKNCMEHTPFGGQLFIEINDNPLYSEIIIKDTGIGISKADLPHIFTRFYRGKNSSKDSVGIGLSMSKSIIRGQGGDITVDSREGKGSIFNIKLYKSVI; from the coding sequence ATGTTGTCTTTAAGAAATAAGGAATTGCGAAATATATTAATTCTATCCATAACATCCGTACTTATATTTACATTGCTTGGATTATGGATAAGTGTAGAAGTAGCACTTTTATTAGTTTTACAAGGTATACTATTAATTTTTCTTTTCTTTTTATTTACCTTATATCGTTATAGAAATATCAAAAAACTATCTACATATTTAAGAAGAATTCGCCAAGGAGAACATTCCCTTGATATAAGAGATAATGTAGAAGGGGAACTTAGTATTTTAAAAAATGAAATATATAAGGTCACAAGTATGTTATCGGAATATAATGAGAAATTAAAAAAAGATAAAATCCTCCTGGCTGATCATATGGCTGATATATCTCATCAGTTAAAAACTCCCTTGACATCAATGTTGGTCACTGTTGATTTATTAAAAGATAGGAATCTACCAAAAGATAAGTATGATCAATTTGTTTCAAATATATATTCTCAATTGGAGCGAATAAAATGGTTAGTTACTTCTCTTCTTACAATTTCTAAACTGGATGCCGGTGTTCTTGAAATGAAACCCGTAAAAACCAAGGCCTATGACTTAATTAGGTCAGCTATTGAACCGCTTTTAATTCCTCTTGAGATTAAAGATATTAGCTACCATATTAAAGGAGGGGACAATTATCTTTATTGTGATTTGCACTGGACCAGGGAAGCTATAATTAACATACTTAAAAACTGTATGGAACATACCCCCTTCGGTGGGCAGCTTTTTATTGAAATTAATGATAATCCCTTGTATTCCGAAATTATTATTAAAGATACGGGGATAGGAATCTCCAAAGCAGATTTACCTCATATTTTCACAAGATTTTATAGGGGGAAAAATTCCTCAAAAGACAGTGTGGGAATCGGTTTGTCAATGTCTAAAAGTATAATACGAGGTCAAGGGGGGGATATCACTGTAGATAGTAGGGAAGGTAAAGGAAGCATATTTAATATTAAATTATATAAATCTGTTATTTAA
- a CDS encoding NADPH-dependent oxidoreductase, which translates to MQSMDDTIKMQLNHRTIREFTDKAISDEIISRLVQVAERTATSNGLQACSIIRISDQAIKNELADICKQEYVARMPELWIFIVDQYRNGQIAKEKNCHEESIGDMDRFFQGFTDACLMAQNVVTAAESIGLGTVYLGSILNDPSRTVKLLKLPKLTFPALGLGFGYPNQNPKLKPRMDMKLRMFENSYKCFDNYSDLIKEYDQIMKTYYDLRDTNNRVDSFSNQLITKLKNINPIRQKIINVIAEQGFDLMISDK; encoded by the coding sequence ATGCAATCTATGGATGATACAATAAAGATGCAGCTTAACCACCGTACTATAAGAGAATTTACTGATAAAGCAATTTCAGATGAAATTATATCTCGGTTAGTTCAAGTGGCAGAACGTACTGCTACTTCCAATGGTTTGCAGGCCTGTTCAATAATAAGGATAAGTGACCAAGCTATAAAAAATGAGCTGGCTGATATCTGTAAGCAGGAGTACGTGGCAAGAATGCCTGAGCTATGGATTTTTATAGTGGACCAATACCGTAATGGTCAGATAGCCAAGGAGAAGAACTGCCATGAGGAAAGTATTGGGGATATGGACCGCTTCTTTCAAGGTTTTACCGATGCCTGCCTGATGGCTCAAAATGTGGTAACCGCGGCAGAAAGTATAGGACTTGGGACTGTATATTTAGGTAGTATACTAAATGATCCCAGTAGGACTGTGAAACTGCTTAAGCTGCCTAAACTGACATTTCCTGCCCTGGGTCTTGGATTTGGATACCCAAATCAGAATCCAAAGTTAAAGCCTAGGATGGATATGAAGCTTCGAATGTTTGAAAATAGCTATAAATGTTTTGATAATTATAGTGATTTGATAAAAGAATATGATCAAATTATGAAGACTTATTATGATTTGAGGGATACTAACAATAGGGTTGATAGTTTCAGCAATCAGCTGATTACTAAGCTTAAAAATATTAATCCCATAAGGCAGAAGATAATTAATGTCATTGCCGAACAGGGTTTTGATTTAATGATATCTGATAAATAA
- the rfbC gene encoding dTDP-4-dehydrorhamnose 3,5-epimerase, whose translation MDIIKTSIQDLYIIQPQVFGDSRGWFTESWSKKAFEEAGLYYDFVQDNHSFSANKGVLRGLHYQKGEAAQAKLVRCTRGAVLDVVVDMRKGSPTYMKWEAVELSCQNHRQLLIPRGFLHGFLTLTDNVEFQYKVDNYYNQEADRSIRWDDPEINIDWGVKDPILSDKDKNAPFLRDSDIDFYY comes from the coding sequence ATGGATATTATTAAGACAAGTATACAGGATTTATATATAATCCAACCCCAGGTTTTTGGCGACAGCAGGGGATGGTTTACTGAAAGCTGGTCAAAAAAAGCATTTGAAGAGGCGGGACTTTATTATGATTTTGTTCAGGACAATCATTCATTTTCTGCAAATAAGGGAGTCCTTAGGGGCCTGCATTATCAAAAAGGGGAGGCGGCTCAGGCAAAACTGGTTCGCTGTACTAGGGGGGCCGTTCTAGATGTGGTAGTAGATATGAGAAAAGGTTCTCCTACTTATATGAAATGGGAAGCCGTGGAGCTATCTTGTCAAAACCATCGCCAGCTGCTTATTCCAAGGGGCTTTTTGCATGGTTTCTTGACTTTAACTGATAACGTTGAATTTCAATATAAGGTAGATAATTACTATAACCAAGAGGCAGACAGAAGTATACGGTGGGATGATCCGGAAATTAATATAGATTGGGGAGTTAAAGACCCCATACTATCAGATAAGGATAAGAATGCTCCCTTTTTAAGAGATAGTGATATAGATTTTTACTATTAG
- a CDS encoding sensor histidine kinase — MVTKLRRFSRKKGLKIFSFALTVFLLVSAIIQTYYIFYASNLNIESLFVKDYVESDGFRYGEITPAINDVLNKITVGKKLDYIPKYFYYYTDGEKYYNNITLSEIIKLKYHYEYDGEIWFPKEKPDDYNSSDKNDSDYLEAYYLVGSDHIYDISHNEAQDGEMKNYTLYIGFSEEHMQQKQQEWNSDRSEVLSKVKLLVLSLVISLICIIHLITVTGRKPEDDKVHLTPYMDRIYTDIQFLLIILTLVIWFGGINNQMNYTSDPSDVLSMDQIVMMIYLGILSGIALIICGVLFLSMVRKLKARKLLKHSLMYAIGSGINKYIRSLFDIKRFENYPLTDSLNRRQIIFTVASGLLVFLFTIFSLLSTILWIFPLMLEAVVIYWYFYENRKTFEEINLGFQESLKEQMKSERMKVDLITNVSHDLKTPLTSIISYVELLSKEELPEAARDYVNILADKSGRLKNIVSDLFDLAKSTSGNLPLNMENLDLKKLIEQTLGDMEDEIEKSNIRIKTTLTESPVYIYSDGKKLYRVFQNIIGNALKYSLQGTRIFIDMEVDNKIVNVVIKNTASYDMDFTAEEILQRFNRGDKSRTTEGSGLGLSIAESFTRACGGNFKVEIDGDQFKVKLRFTISGVVPLPEMDN; from the coding sequence TTGGTTACAAAATTGAGAAGATTTAGTAGAAAGAAAGGTTTGAAAATTTTCTCATTTGCTCTTACAGTGTTTCTTTTGGTAAGCGCTATTATACAAACCTATTATATTTTTTATGCTAGTAATTTAAATATTGAGTCTTTGTTTGTAAAAGATTATGTGGAAAGTGATGGCTTTCGATATGGGGAGATAACACCGGCAATCAATGATGTTCTCAATAAAATTACAGTCGGCAAAAAGTTAGATTATATACCAAAATATTTTTATTATTATACTGACGGTGAAAAATATTATAATAATATTACACTTAGTGAAATAATTAAACTTAAATATCATTATGAATATGATGGGGAGATATGGTTTCCTAAAGAAAAACCAGATGATTATAATTCAAGTGACAAAAATGATTCTGATTACTTAGAGGCTTATTATTTGGTTGGTTCAGATCACATTTATGATATAAGTCACAATGAAGCTCAAGATGGTGAAATGAAAAATTATACCTTATATATAGGTTTTTCAGAGGAACATATGCAGCAAAAGCAGCAGGAATGGAATTCTGACAGGTCAGAGGTTCTTTCTAAGGTAAAATTATTAGTACTATCCCTTGTTATATCCTTAATATGTATTATTCACCTTATTACTGTAACAGGTCGAAAACCTGAAGATGATAAGGTTCATTTAACTCCTTACATGGACAGAATTTATACTGATATACAATTTTTACTTATAATACTTACCCTAGTTATATGGTTTGGTGGTATAAACAATCAGATGAATTATACAAGCGATCCCAGTGATGTTCTAAGTATGGACCAAATTGTAATGATGATTTACCTGGGAATTTTATCAGGAATTGCCCTAATTATATGCGGAGTTCTTTTTCTTAGCATGGTACGTAAGTTAAAGGCAAGGAAGTTGTTGAAGCATAGTTTGATGTATGCAATCGGGAGCGGTATTAATAAATATATCCGGAGTTTATTTGATATTAAAAGATTTGAGAATTATCCTCTTACAGATTCTTTAAATCGAAGACAGATTATATTTACAGTGGCCAGCGGATTATTAGTATTTCTATTCACTATATTTTCACTTTTAAGCACTATATTATGGATCTTTCCATTAATGTTAGAAGCTGTAGTAATATATTGGTATTTTTACGAAAATAGAAAAACTTTTGAAGAAATCAATCTGGGCTTTCAAGAGAGTTTAAAAGAGCAAATGAAGTCAGAGAGGATGAAGGTGGATCTTATCACTAACGTATCCCATGATTTAAAGACTCCATTAACTTCCATAATTAGTTATGTGGAGTTACTATCTAAGGAAGAGTTGCCGGAAGCGGCCAGGGATTATGTAAATATTTTAGCTGATAAATCCGGAAGGTTAAAAAATATTGTATCTGATCTTTTTGATCTGGCTAAAAGTACCAGCGGAAACCTTCCCCTTAATATGGAAAATCTAGATTTAAAGAAGCTGATTGAGCAGACTTTAGGGGATATGGAGGATGAGATTGAAAAGTCAAATATACGTATAAAAACCACTCTGACAGAGTCACCGGTATATATATATTCTGACGGAAAGAAGCTATATAGGGTATTTCAAAATATAATTGGAAATGCATTAAAATATTCACTTCAAGGTACTAGGATCTTTATTGATATGGAGGTTGATAATAAAATTGTAAATGTAGTAATAAAAAATACAGCATCATATGATATGGATTTTACAGCTGAAGAAATACTACAAAGATTTAATAGGGGAGATAAATCAAGGACAACTGAGGGAAGCGGACTAGGTTTATCCATAGCTGAAAGTTTTACCAGGGCATGTGGAGGAAACTTCAAAGTAGAAATAGACGGAGATCAGTTTAAAGTTAAGTTAAGATTTACAATATCAGGGGTAGTTCCACTTCCTGAAATGGATAATTAA